GAACAGCACGAACGGCGTGACCGACAGGCGTTTGCAGGTCTGCCGCAGCAGCTCGTTGTCCTGCTCGGACAGCAGCCACGACACGCGTGCGCCGGTGAAGTCGGTCTCGTGCGGGCGATCGGGGCGCGGGCTGAGGACCAGCGGCGGCACGTCCCGCAGCCGCTCGGCCCACGCCCGCGCCGCGTCCACCGTGGACTGGGCGGTGGCGGTGCGGTTCTGGGCGTGCAGCTCGCGGGCGAACGCGGTCTCGCGGGCGGCCACCAACTCCGTGGTCAGCTTGCCGGCCAGCGCGGCTTCGAGGTCCCGCACCAGCGGTCCCATCGACACCCCGTCGCCGACCACGTGGTGCGCGCACAGGATGACCGCCGCCGCCGAGCCGTCGGTGGCCCGCACGTACCCGAACCGGTAGGCCGGTCCGGTGTGCAGGTCGAACGGCTCACCGCCCAGCTCGGCCGCCACCGCGGTGCACGCGGCGGCGTAGCCGGAGGCCGGGACGTCCACCCGCTTGACCGGCAGGGTCTCGCGCGTGGGCGGCGGGGTGAGGCGGGCGTGCATCTCGGGCAGGGCCAGGAACACCTGCCGCAGGCCCGGCTGCACCGCCACCAGCACGGTCAGCGCGTCCAGCACGGTGTCCGGTGCCAGTGTCGGGTCCAGCTCGACGTGCATGAGCTGGTTGTAGATCTGGGCCGTGGTGACCCAGCCGTCCACGACCAGCAGGCCCTTCTGCGACTCCGTCAACGGCAGCAGCGTCGCGACCCCGGTGTCGGCGTAGGCCTTGGTGGCAGTGGCGGCGTTGGTGGCGGCGGCGTTGGCGGGGGCGGCGTTGGTGGGGGCGGCGTCGGTGGACATCACGCGCCCGCCGCCGGCTGCCCGGCCATCTCGGCCAGCCACGCCTTCAGGTCGCCGATCGTGCGCAGGTCGACCATGCGGGTGGCGTCGATCTCGGTGTCGTCGTCGCCCGCCACCTCCACCGCGAGGCGCAGCAGCGACAGCGATTCCAGACCGGCGTCGAGCAGCGCGGTCGAGTCGTCGTAGGCCGCGGTCGCGTGCTTGGCGATGGCCGCGTCGAGATCCACTGGTGCGGTCGTCACGATGCTCCCCAGATCGTCCGTCCGTGCGCCGGCGCAGGGCCGGTCACACCATCCGGGAGCGATGGAACACAGTGCCGATGTGCGGCCGATGTGCCCGCGATTCGCGGTCGATGTGCGCTTCGGACTACCGATCCGTCAGCGTTCGGCCCGTTTCCGCGCCGAGTAGGAACGCGCCTTCGCCCGGTTGCCGCACACGCGCATGGTGCACCAGCGCCGGGAGTGGTTGCGCGAGACGTCCCAGAACACCCAGCCGCACGTCTCGTCCGCGCACCTCTTGAGCCGCTGCGCCTGACCGGTCACCGCGACCTCGGACCACGCGATGGCCAGCACGCCCATCGCCTTGCGCGCGGCGGGCAGGGACGGGTCCGGGCGCAGGCCGTGCCGGGGCGGGGGACCCTTCGGGTCCGCATCGGCGGACAGGAACACCAGCACCGGCAGGTCCCTCAGCACGGCGTTGGCCACCGCCAGCACGTGCGGGGAGGACGGTCCGTCGCTGCCCAGCGCGTCCCGGACGCCGGCCCGCAGGTCCAGCAGCATCCGGTGCTCCTCGCGGGTCAACGCCACCGGCCGGTCCACCAGGCCGCGCGCCAGCAGCCACGCCGCCGCCTCGGGCGCGGAGGCCAGCACGTCGGTCTCGTCCTCCAGGTCCACCGTGTTCGCGAACGCGGCCACCAGCTCGGCCTCGGGAGAAGCCTCGATCACCAGCCACCTCCCTACGCCATTCGGTGGTTCCCGTCCCGTCCCCCTACAGCATCCGCTCCCGCCGGCGTACTGTCCAGCGAATCCGGTAGCCGGTTAACCCTCTGGAGCCGACACATGGCCGAGCAGACCAGGGCCGTCGACGCGCAGCCCGACACGGCGGCCGACCCCAGCGGTCGCAACACCGCCGTCCTGGTGGCCTTCACCGCCGTCACCAACCTGACCGACGGGGTCACCAAGATCGCGTTCCCGCTGGTCGCGACCACCATCACCAGTTCACCCGCGCAGATCTCCGGCGTGGCGCTGACCCTGTGGCTGCCGTGGCTGCTGGCCGCGCTGCACGTGGGCGTCCTGGTCGACCGCGTCGACCGGCGCAAGCTGCTGTGGGCGGCGAACCTGGTCCGGGTCGTCGTGGTGACCGGCGTCCTGTGGACGGTGGTCAGCGACGCGGTGACCCTGCCCGTCCTGTACGGCGGTGGCCTGGCCCTGGGCGTGGCCGAGGTGGTGGCCCTGACCTCCGCCGCCGCCCTGGTCCCCGACGCCGTCCGCCCAGCACACCGGGAACGCGCCAACTCGTGGGTCGCCGGCGCCGAGACCGTGTGCAACGAGTTCGCCGGCCCCCTGGTGGGTGGCCTGCTGGTGGCCGCGAGCGCGACCCTGGCGTTCGGCACGTCCGTGGCCGGTTACCTGATCGGGATCGTGGTCCTGCTGCTGCTGGTCGGCACGTTCAAGGTCGCGCGGTCGGCCGACCAGCCCCGCGAGTCGGTGAACAAGCAGATCGTCGAGGGCCTGAAGTTCCTGTGGCACCAGCGGATGCTGCGCATGATGTCGCTGGTGCTGACCGTGCTGTGCGCGTGCTGGGGCGCGTGGTTCGGCCTGATGCCGCTGTACGCGACCAGCGAGATGGGCTTGGACGCGAAGGGCTACGGCGTGCTCATCAGCGCCATGGGCGTCGGCGGCGCCCTCGGCGCTTTCGTGACCACGACCCTGAACCGCCTGCTCGGCCGCCGCTGGGTGATGCTGGCGGACCTGATCGGGACGTTCGCGATGGTCATGGTGCCGGTGCTGTTCCCGTCCGTGTGGCTGGTCGCTGCGTCGGCGTTCGTCGGCGGTCTGGGCGGCACCCTGTGGACGGTCAACTCGCGGACGTTGAGCCAGGGCATCGTGGCCAGCGAGATGATGGGCCGCTACAACGCCGCCGCCCGCCTGTTCAGCTGGGGCGCCGTTCCCCTGGGTGCGGGCCTGGGCGGCCTGCTGGCGGAGTGGTTCAGCATGAAGACGGCTTTCGCGGTCTTCGCCCTCGCCGTGATCCTCCTGATCCCGCCCTTCCTCCACACCTTCACCGCGAAGTCGCTGGCGGCCATCGAACCCCCCAAGGAATAACCGCCCGCGCACCCCGCCGTTCCCGGTCGCGACCGCTGGCGCACGCGACCGGGAACGGTGGTCACTCCAAGAAGTCCAAGACCAGCGCCGCCGTCCGACCCGGCGTCTCGACCACGGGGGAGTGGCCCGCCTCGGCGATGATCTCCACCCGCGCCCCCGCCTCGAGGTATCGGCCGGCCGATCGAGCCCCGTAGAACCGGTCCCGGCCGCCCAGCACCACCAGCACCGGCAACCCCGACTCCCGCACCCGCACGTCCAACGGGCGCTGGGCCAGGCGTTGCCGGCGGCGCTCCAGCACGATCGGGAACATGCCGGCGTCCAGCGCCCGGTGGTCCTCCAGCGCCTGCCGGGCCAGCGCCGACCCCACCCGGAACCCCGGCGCGACGGCGTGCGTCGCCACCGCCCGGACCGCGAACGGCGGTGCGAACCGGTGCAGCAACGTCCCGACCAGCGGCAGGGTCAGCAGCCGGCCGCCGCGCGGGAAGGTGGCGTCGGAGTAGTCCGGCGCCTGCGCCACGACCACCACCCGCGTCACCCGTTCGCACGTCTCCGCCAGCGACAGCGCCACGTCCGCGCCGAACGAGTGCCCGACCGCCGTGACGCCCGAGATCCTGCGCTGCGCCAAGACCTCCGCCACCACGCGGGCCTGCTCGTCGGCATCCGCGGCCCGGCCGCCGGTCGCGCCGTGCCCCAGCAGGTCCACCCGGACCACCCGGCACCCGTCCAGCAGCGGCACCAGCCGGTCGAACCAGTGCAGCGACCCGCCGAACCCGTGCAGCAGCACCACGGGCGGCCCGTCGACCGGTCCGTCCTCCCGGACGTGCACGCGCCGACCGCCGACGTGCGCGAACGAACCCGCCACCCGCCGACCGGCCACCGTCACCCGCCTCACAGCGAGCGGGCCAGCGCCAACCCCGCCGCCCGGCCGGAGAACACGCACCCGCCCAAGAACGTCCCCTCCAGCGCGTTGTACCCGTGCACCCCACCCCCGCCGAACCCGGCGACCTCCCCGGCCGCGTACAGCCCCGGCAGCACCGACCCGTCCGGCCGCACGACCTGCGAGTCCAGGTTCGTCTCCAACCCGCCCAGCGTCTTGCGGGTCAGGATGTTCAGCCGCACCGCGATCAGCGGGCCGTGTGCGGGGTCCAGGATGCGGTGGGGCTTGGCCACGCGCGTGATCCGGTCGCCCACGTACCGCCGCGCGTGCTCGACGGCCGCCAGTTGCAGGTCCTTGCCGTACTTGTTGCCCAGCTCCCGGTCCCGCGCGACGATCTGCTTCTCCAGCACGTCGTGGTCCACCGCCGGCCCGCGGGCGATGCGGTTCATCCCGTCCACCAGTTCGCGCAACGTCGAAGCCACCACGAAGTCCACGCCGTGCTGCTTGAACGCCTCCACCGGCCCCGGCGCGCCCTTGGCCAACCGGCTGCGCAGCGCCAGCTTGACGTCCTTCGACGTGATGTCGGGGTTCTGCTCGGACCCCGACAGCGCGAACTCCTTCTCGATGATGGTCTGCGTCAGCACCAGCCACGAGTAGTCGTACCCGCTCGCCAGGATCGCCTTGAGCGACCCGTTGGTGTCGAAGCTCGGGTAGTTCGGCGCGGGCAGCCGGCGACCGGTGGCGTCGAACCACAGCGACGACGGCCCGGCCAGGATGCGGATCGCGTGGTCGGGCCAGATCGGGTCCCAGTTGACGATGCCCTCGGTGTAGTTCCACATCCGGTCGCGGTTGACCACGCTCGCGCCCGCCGTCTCGCTGATGCCCAGCATCCGGCCGTCCACGTGCGCGGGCACGCCGGAGATCAGCGTCTCCGGGCACTTGCCGAGCCGTTCGGTGGGCCAGTACTTCCGGATCAGCTCGTGGTTGTGCCCGACCCCGCCGGACGCGACGACGACGGCCGCGGCCCGGTGCTCGAACTCGCCGACGACCTCCCGCGAGGACGCCTTGCCGCGCTCCAGGTCGTCGCAGGGCTCCAGCACCGCACCCCGCACGCCGACCACGGCGCCGTCCTCGACGACCAGCTCGTCCACCCGGTGCCGGAACCCGAACTCGACCAGCCCGCGCTGCTCCGCCCCCAGCACGGGTTCGGCGAACACGCGCACCACCTCGGGTCCGGTGCCCCAGGTCAGGTGGAAGCGGGGCACGGAGTTGCCGTGCCCGTCCGCCCGGCCGTCGCCGCGCTCGGCCCACCCGACCAGCGGCAGCACCCGCAACCCCAGGTCGTGCAGGTACTGGCGCTTGCCGCCGGCGGCCCACTCCACGTAGGCCTGGGCCCAGCGGCGCGGCCAGGTGTCCTCGCGCTCCCGGTCGAACGCGGCGCTGCCCAGCCAGTCCTGCAGGGCCAGCTCGTAGCTGTCCTTGATGCCGAGCCTGCGCTGCTCGGGCGAGTCGACCAGGAACAGCCCGCCCAGCGACCAGAAGGCCTGCCCGCCCAGGTTGTTGCGGTTCTCCTGGTCCAGCACCAGGACCTTCTTGCCCGCCTTGGCCAGCTCGTGCGTGGCGACCAGGCCGGCCAGTCCGGAACCGACGACGATGACGTCCGGGTTCATGCGTCCCCTCCGGGGGTGGTGTAGGCGAGCACGACTGCTTCGAACAGGTCCAGCCGGCGGCGCCGCGCCGCGGGGTCGTCCGGCTCGACCAGGCACTGCACGGTGGTCCCGTCGTGCACGGCGACCAGCGCGAGCGCCAGCGCCCGCGGGTCGGGGACTTCGCGTCCGACCCGCCGCAGGAACGACACCAGGACCGGGGTGAGGGTGCCGGCGATCGCGTCCTCCCGCTGGGCGACCACCTCGCGCAGGCCCGGCGTGCGCAGGGCGTGCGCGGTGAACTCGGCGGTGACGCGGTACCAGGCGTCGTCCACGCCCACCGCCGCGTCGACCAGCTCCACGACGTCCCGCGCGGTGGTCACGGCCGCGGTGTCGGCGGCCTCCAGCGCGCGGCGCAGGTCGTCCAGCAGCGCGCGCGACCGGTCCGCCCACATGGCCAGGAACAGCTCGTCCAGGGAGGCGAAGTTGGAGTAGAACGCGCCCCGGGTGAACCCGGCCCGCTCGCACACCTGCTCGACGCTGGCGCGCCCGAAGCCCTCGGCGGCGAACACCGCCAGCGCGGCCTCGTGCAGGCGGCGCAGCGTCTCGACCCGGCGGCGGGTGGGCGGCATGCGGACCTCACTCTCGATACACCACCGTATCCGATACGGTCGTGTATCGGAAGAGGTCAGACGGCCCGGTGCACGCCCCGCACCCGTGCCGCGCCCGCGTACAGCCAGGCGAACAGCACCCACATGCCCGCGAAGATCAGCCCGACGACCACGTACGCGACCGCCCACAGCACCGCCGGGGTGTCGCTCTTGCGTTCACGCTGGAGGAAGTCGATCTCCGCCATGAACGCCCGTGCGCCGTCCCGCGCCTCGATCGCCGGCGCGTTCGCCGCCGGGTCGGCCGGGGCGTAGAGCGGCAGGATCGCCATCACGCCGTCGGGGGTGTGCAGACGGACGCCGGACTTCCACTGCCCGTAGACCGGCAGCGGCTGGGCGGTCCGGTAGACGCCGTCGCCGACGCGTTCCAGCGGGGTCGTGGCGAAGTCGCCGCCCTGCCAGGCGAACCCGTTGAGCCACACCGCGTCCTCGACCGGGTGCTCCAGGGTGACCGTGGCGTGCACCCAGCGGGGCGCGGCGTCGCTGTTGGGGTTGGACACCTCGAACCCGGTGGCGGCGTCGGTGAGCCGGACGGCCCCGGACAGCGGCGGCGGGTCCTGCGGCACCGCGACCGCCGCCATCAGCCCCACCGCGGCCAACGCGCCCACCAGCCCGGGGAGGTGCCGTGGACCGGCGCTCTCCGCCCGTTCGGCGACTTCCTCGATGCGCTCGTGCTGCCACACGCCGATCAACGCGCCCGCGACCGCCGCCGCCGTGCCGTAGACGACGAACCACGCCAACTGCTGCGCCGGCCACGGGTTCGGCATCAGGAACGTAGACAGCGCCGCTTCGCCCAACATCCCCACCGTGCCCGCCCCGACCCCCGCGACCAGCGCGAACCGCCACCGCGTGGCGAACAACGCCGCCGCTTCGACGACCACGGCCTCGGCCACGTACGGCAGCGGCACGGCCAGGTGCAGGTCGTTCAGCGCCGGGATCACCGAGAACAGCACCCGGCTGCCCAGCAGCACCCCGAGCACGATCAGCGTCCCGCCCGGTCCCCACGACAGCCGCCCTACGGTCAACGTCCACGCGCCGACCAGCCCGACCAGCACCACCTGCGCCAGCATCGGGAACTGCGGCACGCCCAGGTCGAACTCCATCAGGAACGTCGAGGCGCCCATCAGCCACGCGCCCGCCAGCAGCGGCCCGAGCAGCCGCACCAGCCGGCCGTGCGCCCCGACCTGCCGGGCCTCGGCCAGCAGCAGTTGCAGCCCGATGACGACCCCCACCCCGCCGCCGATCATCAGGATGTGCGTGGGACCCCACTCGGTGACGTCCTGCCCGAACAGCCGGTGCCACACGTCGTCCAGCGGGAACCCGGCCACCCCGACCAGCCCGGTCGCCGTCATCTGCACGCTGCCCAGCGGCACCCGCCAGTTCCCGGTCACCTTGATCGTCCGCGCCGGCAGCGGATCCCTGGCCAGCGCGGCACTCACGATCCCGCTGGCCAGGATCCCCATCAGCCCGAAGTAGATGGGGAAGTGCGAGGGGTTCGCCAGCGGCCCCTCGTCCCGTCCCAACTCCATGTGGATCGGGACGTCCCAGTACACGCCGACCAGCGCCGAGACCCCGGACAGTCCGGCCAACCCCATCGGCAACCCGGCCCACCGCGGCAGCCCGGTCCGGTCGGCGACCCGATCAGCCAGCCTCCCGAGCACGTTCCCCCGCCCGGCCCGCTCGGCGACCACGAACAGCAGCACCGGCACGAACACCAGGGCCGACATCGCCGCCGCGATCAGGACCTGCGAGAACTCCGCGCCACCCGCCGGTGGTGCCTCGTGAGCCAGGACGTGCATCGTCGCCTCCTGCCGCGCGCCGGGTCAGGGGGCGACCATACCAAATATCTGCAACCTCCAGTAACAGTTACCTTCATTCACACCAACCGCCGTGCCCGCCGCCTCTAGGCTGACCGGGTGACCTACACCGACTCCGAGGCCCGAACCCTGCGCACGGCGGTGTTCGGCGCGATGGTCCTGGTCTCCACCGCCGAACCGGGCGCCCTGGACCAGGAAAGCCACGCCGGCATCCGCGCCCTGAGCACCTTCTCCCCGACCCTGCGCGAAGTCCTGGCCGCCGACCACCCCGAACTCCCGGAGGGCACGGTCGCCGACGTGGAAGCGGGCGTCCTCACCGCCCTGCGCCGCTCGGTCGAAATCCTGACCGCGAAGTCCCCTCAGGACGCCTCCACCTTCCCCGGCGCGGTCCTGACCATCTGCCAGGAAGTGGCCACCGCAGACGGACACGTGGGCGAGGGTGAACACGCGGTGATCACCCGCGTGCGCGAGGCGCTGGCGGGCTGACAGGGGGCGGCCGCCGGCGGCCGCCACCCCCTCGCCACGTCAGCAGGCGCCTTGGTCCTGCCAGACCGCCCAGGACCCCGGTGCGCCGGGCTCCGCGCCCGACGAGTACCACGTGGACTTCCACTTGTGCCCGTTGTGGGAGACCACGTCATCGGGCACGTAGGACGCCGACGCACTCCATGCCGGAAGCCCCGCACACCCGCCCGGCCCGCCACCGGTCACGGTCAAGGTGTAGGTCGCCGAACGACTCACCGCACCGGTCCCGACCACGGTGATCGTGTACGTCCCGGCCGCCACCGACGCACCCACCGAGATCGTCGCCGTGGACGAGCCACCGGACTGGACACTGGCAGGGCTGAACGCCACCGACACCCCGGAAGGACCGCTGGCGGACAACGACACCGTCTGCGGCGAACCCGACGTGGTCGCCGTGTTCACCGTGGCGGTCCCGGAGGATCCCGCGCCGATAGACCCGGAGGTCGGGTTCAGCGACAGTGCGAAGTCGCCCGGTGCGTCCCCGGTCACGGTGAGCGTGTAAGTCGCCGTGTGGGTCGCGGAACCCGTGCCCCGCACGGTGATCTGCGAGGTCCCGGCGGGAACCGACGCGCCGACCGAGATCGTCGCCGTGGACGAGCCACCCGACTGGACACTGGCAGGGCTGAACGCCACCGACACCCCGCTGGGAGCGCTTGCCGACAGCGTCACCGTCTGGGGTGACCCCGAAGTCGTCGCCGTGTCGACCGTGAAGGTGGCCGACGAACCCGCCGCGACCGACCCGGAGGACGGGCTGAGCGACAGCGAGAAGTCGTTAACCGGGGCGTCGCTGACGGCCTGCTTCCAGATCGTGTAGGCGATGCCGTCCGACGACCGGTCCAGGGCGGTGGGGTTGATGTTGCTCGTCGTGTCGCACCTGCTGTGGTAGCAGGAGTCGTAGGCCGCACCGGCCGTGCCGCCCCACTTCGCGGCCTGGGCGCTGGTCTTGCGGGCCGAGGCGCCGGTGGCGTAGCCGGAGGACGGGATGCCCGCCTGCTGGAAGGAGTAGTCGTCGGACCGGCCCGCGCCCTCGACGTTCTCCTCCGGCGCGAGGTTCAGCGACGTCCAGTACTCGCGCAACGGGGCCGCCGCGGCGGTTCCGATGTTGTTGACGAAGTAGCCGCCGTTCCGGGAGGCCACCATGTCGAAGTTGTAGTAGGCCTTGATCGCCGAGCGCTGCGCCGACGACAACTGGCTCACGTAGTACTTCGAGCCGTTGAGCCCCTGCTCCTCGTCGGTCCACCAGGCGAACCGGACGTGCTTGGTCATGCTCGGGTTCCGCGCCGCCAACTGCAGCGCGTTCTCCAGGATCGCCGCGGAACCGGACCCGTTGTCGTTGATGCCGGGTCCCGCGGACACGCTGTCGAGGTGTGCGCCGAACATGATCGTCTGGTTGGCGTCGCCGCCGGGCCAGTCGGCGACCAGGTTGTTGGACACGTACGTGCAGGTCGTGCACCGCTGCTCGGTGACGGTGTACCCGGCGGCCTGCAGCTTGCCCTTCACGTAGGCCAGCGACTGCGCGTACCCGGCACTGCCCGCGCGCCGGTGACCGCCGTTGGCGGTGGCGAAGCCGTTGAACTGCGCCAGGTGCGCCTGCACGGCGGTCACGTCGACGTCGGGCGGTGCCAGGACCGTCGCGGCGGGCTGGGCCTGCGCGACGCCGGCGGTCACCCAGGCGAGGGCCGCCAGGGCGACCACCGCACCCAGGACTCTGTGCTTCATCCGGTGCTCCTTGTCCAGCAGGGAAAACCACACCGGCCCTCGCAGGAGGTGGCGGCCCGGCTGCGGTGCGGTCGAACCACCGCAGCGTCGCACCCGCGCCGGCACACCCGGTAGGGCTTCCGGTAGGTACCCGCCGCGGCGATTCCCCGCCACACTCCAAGGTTGCGCCCGCGCAGCACCGGACCACGGGCGCGAATGGTGCTATAACACCAACCCCATACCGTCTACTTAGGACTGAGCTGCCAGCGCGAGCAGGTCCTTGTTGCCGTCCGCCCACACCACGGTCATCATGACCCCCGCGATCCGCCACGCGCCTTCGACCCGCACCAGCCGGAACTCGTAGTTCCCGCCCAACGTCCACAGCGGCGACCCGAACCGGTTGGCCAGCACGTGCGTGGCCTGGAACGACGCCGTGCACACCGCGCTGTCGCCCGTCACCGTCACCAGGTGGTTGGCCACGAGGTGCTGGGTCGCGTCGAACGCCCCGAGGAAGCCCGACCACGCGCCGACGATGTCCGCCGGGGTGAGCGTGGCGGGCTCACCCCCGTTGAGGCTGGTGTAGTCAAGCGTGACCGAAGGCGCGAAGACCTCACCCAGCCGGTCCCACTCCCGCCGGTCGGCGTGCACCGCCATGCGCGTGCAGACCTCGACGATCTCGTCCCTGTCGCTCACCCGGTCCTCCTTCTGCGAACGTGGTTGTCGATGCGAGGATTCCTCGAAGATCATGGTCGGTGCAAACCACCGGCAGCGGACTCATCGAGGTGTCGCACGCGTTGAACCTGACCAGCCTGGGCCTCACGGTCGACCAGGAACGGGTGTACCGGCACTTGCTCCGGTCACCGGGCGAGGTCCCCGCCGACCTGTCCGGCGTGGACGTGCGAGCCGTCCTGGACCAACTGCGCGACCTGGAGGTCGTCGACGACCTGCACCACCCCGCGCCCCCGGCGGTCGTGGTGGACCGCCTGATCCGCCGCCGCGTCGAACAGACCTCCCGCGAACTGCACCGCCTGAGCTCGGCGTGGGTCATGGTGCGCGACCTGGTGGAGGAGCAGCTCCGGGGCAGGCCGGTCGAGCTGGTGGAACGCATCGAGGGCGGCGACAGCGTCAACCGCCGCGTGTGGCACCTGGCGTCCACCGCCACCGAGACGATGAACATGAAAACCCGCCCCCGCAGCCGGGCCGAACCCGACGAGAAGGCGGAACAAGCCTTCCACCGAAGACTCGCCACGGGCCTGACCAGCCGAACCCTGGTCCCCGCGGCATCCCTGGACGACCCGACCCAACGCGCCTACGCCCTACGCCAACACGCCGCCGGCGACCACCACCGCGTCAGCGACCACCACACCCGCCAACTCCTGATCATCGACCGCTCGGTGGCGTTCGTGCAGCTGGACCCGGCCGACCAGTGGGCAGGCGCGGTGGAGATCCGCCAGCCGGGCATCGTGGCAACCTTGGTGGAGTCCTTCGAGGCCGCCTGGACCCGAGCCCGCGAACTGGACGTCCCGCTGACCACGATCGAACGCCAGGTCCTCCGCTCCCTGGCCCAGTACGACAAGGACGAGGCAGCCGCCCGAGCCCTGAACATCTCCCTCCGCAAATACCGAGCCCACGTAGCCGACGTCATGACCCGCCTGGGCGCCACCACCCGCTTCCAGGCAGGCCTCCTGGCCAAGGACCGAGGCTGGCTCTAGCCACCTTCCGCCGCGCGAAGCGAGGGCGGCTTTCCACGTGGTGACCACCACAGGTGGAGGGCCTCGGTTCCCCCGC
This DNA window, taken from Saccharothrix variisporea, encodes the following:
- a CDS encoding phosphopantetheine-binding protein — encoded protein: MTTAPVDLDAAIAKHATAAYDDSTALLDAGLESLSLLRLAVEVAGDDDTEIDATRMVDLRTIGDLKAWLAEMAGQPAAGA
- a CDS encoding CGNR zinc finger domain-containing protein; amino-acid sequence: MIEASPEAELVAAFANTVDLEDETDVLASAPEAAAWLLARGLVDRPVALTREEHRMLLDLRAGVRDALGSDGPSSPHVLAVANAVLRDLPVLVFLSADADPKGPPPRHGLRPDPSLPAARKAMGVLAIAWSEVAVTGQAQRLKRCADETCGWVFWDVSRNHSRRWCTMRVCGNRAKARSYSARKRAER
- a CDS encoding MFS transporter, translated to MAEQTRAVDAQPDTAADPSGRNTAVLVAFTAVTNLTDGVTKIAFPLVATTITSSPAQISGVALTLWLPWLLAALHVGVLVDRVDRRKLLWAANLVRVVVVTGVLWTVVSDAVTLPVLYGGGLALGVAEVVALTSAAALVPDAVRPAHRERANSWVAGAETVCNEFAGPLVGGLLVAASATLAFGTSVAGYLIGIVVLLLLVGTFKVARSADQPRESVNKQIVEGLKFLWHQRMLRMMSLVLTVLCACWGAWFGLMPLYATSEMGLDAKGYGVLISAMGVGGALGAFVTTTLNRLLGRRWVMLADLIGTFAMVMVPVLFPSVWLVAASAFVGGLGGTLWTVNSRTLSQGIVASEMMGRYNAAARLFSWGAVPLGAGLGGLLAEWFSMKTAFAVFALAVILLIPPFLHTFTAKSLAAIEPPKE
- a CDS encoding alpha/beta fold hydrolase, which gives rise to MTVAGRRVAGSFAHVGGRRVHVREDGPVDGPPVVLLHGFGGSLHWFDRLVPLLDGCRVVRVDLLGHGATGGRAADADEQARVVAEVLAQRRISGVTAVGHSFGADVALSLAETCERVTRVVVVAQAPDYSDATFPRGGRLLTLPLVGTLLHRFAPPFAVRAVATHAVAPGFRVGSALARQALEDHRALDAGMFPIVLERRRQRLAQRPLDVRVRESGLPVLVVLGGRDRFYGARSAGRYLEAGARVEIIAEAGHSPVVETPGRTAALVLDFLE
- a CDS encoding FAD-binding dehydrogenase, giving the protein MNPDVIVVGSGLAGLVATHELAKAGKKVLVLDQENRNNLGGQAFWSLGGLFLVDSPEQRRLGIKDSYELALQDWLGSAAFDREREDTWPRRWAQAYVEWAAGGKRQYLHDLGLRVLPLVGWAERGDGRADGHGNSVPRFHLTWGTGPEVVRVFAEPVLGAEQRGLVEFGFRHRVDELVVEDGAVVGVRGAVLEPCDDLERGKASSREVVGEFEHRAAAVVVASGGVGHNHELIRKYWPTERLGKCPETLISGVPAHVDGRMLGISETAGASVVNRDRMWNYTEGIVNWDPIWPDHAIRILAGPSSLWFDATGRRLPAPNYPSFDTNGSLKAILASGYDYSWLVLTQTIIEKEFALSGSEQNPDITSKDVKLALRSRLAKGAPGPVEAFKQHGVDFVVASTLRELVDGMNRIARGPAVDHDVLEKQIVARDRELGNKYGKDLQLAAVEHARRYVGDRITRVAKPHRILDPAHGPLIAVRLNILTRKTLGGLETNLDSQVVRPDGSVLPGLYAAGEVAGFGGGGVHGYNALEGTFLGGCVFSGRAAGLALARSL
- a CDS encoding TetR/AcrR family transcriptional regulator, with translation MPPTRRRVETLRRLHEAALAVFAAEGFGRASVEQVCERAGFTRGAFYSNFASLDELFLAMWADRSRALLDDLRRALEAADTAAVTTARDVVELVDAAVGVDDAWYRVTAEFTAHALRTPGLREVVAQREDAIAGTLTPVLVSFLRRVGREVPDPRALALALVAVHDGTTVQCLVEPDDPAARRRRLDLFEAVVLAYTTPGGDA
- a CDS encoding M28 family peptidase — translated: MKHRVLGAVVALAALAWVTAGVAQAQPAATVLAPPDVDVTAVQAHLAQFNGFATANGGHRRAGSAGYAQSLAYVKGKLQAAGYTVTEQRCTTCTYVSNNLVADWPGGDANQTIMFGAHLDSVSAGPGINDNGSGSAAILENALQLAARNPSMTKHVRFAWWTDEEQGLNGSKYYVSQLSSAQRSAIKAYYNFDMVASRNGGYFVNNIGTAAAAPLREYWTSLNLAPEENVEGAGRSDDYSFQQAGIPSSGYATGASARKTSAQAAKWGGTAGAAYDSCYHSRCDTTSNINPTALDRSSDGIAYTIWKQAVSDAPVNDFSLSLSPSSGSVAAGSSATFTVDTATTSGSPQTVTLSASAPSGVSVAFSPASVQSGGSSTATISVGASVPAGTSQITVRGTGSATHTATYTLTVTGDAPGDFALSLNPTSGSIGAGSSGTATVNTATTSGSPQTVSLSASGPSGVSVAFSPASVQSGGSSTATISVGASVAAGTYTITVVGTGAVSRSATYTLTVTGGGPGGCAGLPAWSASASYVPDDVVSHNGHKWKSTWYSSGAEPGAPGSWAVWQDQGAC
- a CDS encoding nuclear transport factor 2 family protein, producing MSDRDEIVEVCTRMAVHADRREWDRLGEVFAPSVTLDYTSLNGGEPATLTPADIVGAWSGFLGAFDATQHLVANHLVTVTGDSAVCTASFQATHVLANRFGSPLWTLGGNYEFRLVRVEGAWRIAGVMMTVVWADGNKDLLALAAQS
- a CDS encoding helix-turn-helix domain-containing protein gives rise to the protein MQTTGSGLIEVSHALNLTSLGLTVDQERVYRHLLRSPGEVPADLSGVDVRAVLDQLRDLEVVDDLHHPAPPAVVVDRLIRRRVEQTSRELHRLSSAWVMVRDLVEEQLRGRPVELVERIEGGDSVNRRVWHLASTATETMNMKTRPRSRAEPDEKAEQAFHRRLATGLTSRTLVPAASLDDPTQRAYALRQHAAGDHHRVSDHHTRQLLIIDRSVAFVQLDPADQWAGAVEIRQPGIVATLVESFEAAWTRARELDVPLTTIERQVLRSLAQYDKDEAAARALNISLRKYRAHVADVMTRLGATTRFQAGLLAKDRGWL